In Mixta intestinalis, the following are encoded in one genomic region:
- the yhcN gene encoding peroxide/acid stress response protein YhcN — MKITTTIAAVSLLSALSFGTMAAESVSAQQAQNMQPVGIVTMSGVAGVPMDIHQALSTKAENQGASAYRIIEARNQDTWHVTAELYK, encoded by the coding sequence ATGAAAATTACCACTACCATCGCCGCAGTAAGCCTGCTATCCGCCCTGTCATTCGGCACCATGGCAGCAGAATCTGTTAGTGCTCAACAAGCCCAAAATATGCAGCCTGTAGGCATTGTTACTATGAGCGGCGTTGCGGGCGTACCGATGGATATTCATCAGGCGTTAAGCACTAAAGCGGAAAATCAGGGTGCCAGTGCTTATCGCATTATCGAAGCGCGCAATCAGGACACCTGGCACGTTACCGCCGAGCTTTATAAATAA
- the mdh gene encoding malate dehydrogenase, with amino-acid sequence MKVAVLGAAGGIGQALALLLKTQLPAGSELSLYDIAPVTPGVAVDLSHIPTPVKIQGFSGEDATPALQGADVVLISAGVARKPGMDRSDLFNVNAGIVRNLIEQVAETCPHALIGIITNPVNTTVAIAAEVLKKAGVYDKNRLFGVTTLDIIRANTFVAELKGKQPDELEVPVVGGHSGVTILPLLSQIHGVSFSEQEVADLTKRIQNAGTEVVEAKAGGGSATLSMGQAAARFGLSLVRALQGESNVIEYAYVEGDGEYARFFSQPLLLGKEGVIERRPLGKLSAYEQSALQGMLETLKKDIELGEAFVK; translated from the coding sequence ATGAAAGTTGCGGTTCTCGGTGCGGCTGGTGGTATCGGCCAGGCACTTGCACTTCTGCTTAAAACCCAGTTACCTGCGGGTTCAGAACTTTCCCTGTACGATATCGCGCCTGTTACGCCCGGTGTGGCTGTTGATTTAAGCCATATCCCTACGCCAGTAAAAATCCAGGGTTTCAGCGGTGAAGATGCCACTCCTGCATTACAGGGAGCTGACGTAGTGCTAATTTCAGCGGGCGTGGCACGTAAGCCCGGAATGGATCGTTCCGATCTGTTTAATGTTAATGCCGGTATCGTTCGTAATTTGATTGAGCAGGTAGCGGAAACCTGTCCACACGCATTGATTGGGATCATTACTAATCCGGTCAATACCACAGTCGCTATTGCCGCCGAGGTGCTGAAAAAAGCGGGCGTTTACGATAAAAACCGCCTGTTTGGTGTAACCACGCTGGATATTATCCGCGCCAATACTTTCGTTGCAGAGCTGAAAGGCAAGCAGCCTGACGAGCTGGAAGTGCCTGTCGTGGGCGGGCATTCCGGGGTCACTATTCTGCCACTGCTTTCACAAATCCATGGCGTCTCGTTTAGCGAGCAGGAAGTCGCTGATTTAACGAAGCGTATTCAGAATGCCGGTACGGAAGTGGTGGAGGCCAAAGCGGGCGGAGGATCGGCTACGTTGTCGATGGGCCAGGCGGCGGCACGTTTTGGGCTGTCGCTGGTACGCGCGCTACAGGGAGAAAGCAATGTTATTGAGTACGCTTACGTTGAAGGCGACGGCGAATATGCACGTTTCTTCTCTCAGCCGCTGCTGTTAGGGAAAGAGGGCGTGATCGAACGGCGTCCGCTCGGCAAGCTGAGCGCCTATGAGCAAAGCGCACTACAAGGCATGTTAGAGACGCTGAAAAAAGATATAGAGCTGGGCGAAGCGTTCGTTAAATAA
- the aaeR gene encoding HTH-type transcriptional activator AaeR — translation MERLKGMSVFAKVVELGSFTAAARQLQMSVSSISQIVAKLENELQVKLLNRSTRSLGLTEAGRIYYQGCRRMLSEAQQVHEQLYAFNNSPIGTLRIGSSSTMAQNVLATMTAEMLQEYPGLTVNLVTGIPAPDLIADGLDMVIRVGALQDSSFFSRRLGSMPMVVCAAKHYLEQHGTPEKPSDIANFSWLEYSVRPDSNFELIAPEGISTHLSPQGRFVTNDSQTLIRWLKAGCGIAYVPLMWVIDEIKAGEVEILFRRYQSDPRPVYALYTQKDKLPLKVQVCIDYLSAWFKKVAQIYQEHRNGG, via the coding sequence ATGGAACGTCTAAAAGGCATGTCAGTTTTTGCCAAAGTGGTTGAATTAGGCTCCTTTACTGCCGCCGCAAGGCAGTTACAGATGAGTGTCTCTTCTATCAGCCAGATTGTCGCTAAACTGGAAAATGAGCTACAGGTGAAGCTGTTGAACCGCAGCACACGCAGTCTCGGCCTGACCGAAGCGGGCCGCATTTACTATCAGGGCTGTCGCCGCATGCTCTCCGAGGCGCAACAGGTGCATGAACAGCTGTATGCCTTTAACAACTCCCCTATCGGCACCCTGCGCATCGGCAGTTCGTCTACCATGGCGCAAAATGTACTGGCGACCATGACGGCGGAGATGCTTCAGGAATATCCCGGCCTGACGGTTAATCTGGTGACGGGCATCCCCGCACCCGATCTGATAGCCGACGGCCTCGATATGGTGATACGTGTAGGCGCGCTACAGGATTCCAGCTTCTTTTCACGGCGGCTGGGATCGATGCCAATGGTGGTTTGCGCCGCAAAACATTACCTTGAGCAGCACGGCACGCCGGAGAAGCCGTCCGATATCGCCAATTTCTCCTGGCTGGAATATAGCGTGCGCCCGGACAGCAATTTCGAGCTTATTGCGCCGGAAGGCATCAGTACGCATCTTTCGCCACAGGGGCGTTTCGTGACGAATGATTCACAAACGCTGATCCGCTGGCTGAAGGCGGGATGCGGTATTGCTTATGTGCCGCTGATGTGGGTGATTGATGAGATTAAAGCTGGCGAGGTGGAAATTCTGTTCCGCCGCTATCAGTCCGATCCGCGTCCGGTTTACGCGCTCTATACGCAGAAGGATAAACTGCCGCTGAAGGTGCAGGTCTGTATCGATTATCTCAGCGCCTGGTTCAAAAAGGTGGCGCAAATCTATCAGGAGCACCGCAACGGCGGTTAA
- the aaeB gene encoding p-hydroxybenzoic acid efflux pump subunit AaeB, which produces MQLERLRFPVKLTFAILTALLVGFHFNLETPRWAIMTAGIVAGGTAFAAGGDPYSGALRHRGMLRIIGTFLGCLAALTIMIATIRAPVVMLLLCCIWAGVCVWLSSLIRVENSYALGLAGYTALIIVVSVDMFPGGTPMLAPQFAVERCSEIVIGIVCAILADMVFSPRSIKKVIDKEIESLLLDQYRLLQICVAHGDKDEVDKAWGNLVRRTTTLNGMRSQLSMESSRWQRANRRLKALHTLSLTLITQAAETFLIQNSRPEYIPPQYRLLIEKEVNSLADLHKHLKNLRRIISASGSKSTPVTLSSWVGAATQYLMLLKGVQTNSSISQQEEALLSAEVEVVRARSAETHHAMINGIRTFVATALGSLFWLYTGWTSGSGCMIMLAVITALAMRAPNPLMMAKDFLYGMTVAVPLGALYFMVIMPATQQSMLLLCIAMGTLAFVAGIFIQRRQLGTLGAFVGTLNVLVLDNPMTFSIGAFLDSVLGQVIGCFVALMVILIIRDNSRARTGRTLLNRFMYAAVSALTTNQARRKENHLPALYQQLFLLLNLFPGDIDKYRLALTLIIGHQRLRNAEIPVNAELSAYHKQLRYTADRVIASRSDDRRRYYYQRLLSEFDIYQQKLAQYEAPLSVTEPVKRLADMLKKYQHTLINI; this is translated from the coding sequence ATGCAACTCGAACGATTACGCTTTCCGGTTAAGCTGACATTCGCTATTTTGACGGCGCTGCTGGTGGGGTTTCATTTTAATCTGGAAACCCCGCGCTGGGCGATCATGACCGCCGGGATTGTGGCGGGCGGCACGGCCTTCGCTGCGGGCGGCGATCCTTATTCCGGCGCGCTGCGTCATCGCGGCATGCTGCGTATCATCGGCACCTTTCTCGGCTGCCTGGCGGCGCTGACGATCATGATCGCCACTATCCGCGCGCCGGTAGTAATGCTGCTGCTCTGCTGTATCTGGGCGGGCGTCTGCGTCTGGCTCTCCTCTCTAATTCGCGTTGAAAACTCTTATGCTCTGGGGCTGGCAGGCTATACCGCGCTAATCATCGTGGTCAGCGTCGATATGTTCCCCGGCGGTACGCCGATGCTGGCACCGCAGTTTGCCGTCGAACGCTGTAGCGAGATCGTGATCGGCATCGTCTGCGCGATCCTGGCGGATATGGTTTTCTCACCGCGCTCGATCAAGAAGGTGATCGATAAAGAGATCGAGTCGCTGCTGCTGGATCAATATCGCCTGCTACAAATCTGTGTGGCGCACGGTGATAAAGATGAGGTGGATAAGGCGTGGGGCAATCTGGTACGCCGTACTACCACCCTTAACGGTATGCGCAGCCAGCTTTCTATGGAATCCTCACGCTGGCAGCGCGCCAATCGTCGCCTGAAGGCGTTGCATACCCTTTCGCTGACGCTGATTACCCAGGCGGCAGAAACGTTCCTGATTCAGAACTCACGCCCGGAATATATTCCACCGCAGTATCGGCTGTTGATAGAAAAAGAGGTGAACAGCCTTGCCGATTTACATAAGCATTTAAAAAACCTGCGGCGGATTATCAGCGCTTCCGGCAGCAAGAGCACGCCGGTAACGCTGTCCAGCTGGGTTGGTGCGGCTACACAATATTTAATGTTGTTAAAAGGCGTACAGACCAACAGCAGCATCAGCCAGCAGGAAGAGGCGCTGCTGAGCGCCGAGGTTGAGGTGGTGCGCGCCCGTTCGGCAGAAACCCATCACGCGATGATCAACGGCATCCGCACCTTTGTCGCTACCGCGCTGGGGTCGCTGTTCTGGCTCTATACCGGCTGGACCTCCGGCAGCGGCTGTATGATTATGCTGGCAGTTATCACCGCCCTGGCGATGCGTGCGCCCAATCCGCTGATGATGGCGAAAGATTTTCTCTACGGCATGACGGTTGCGGTGCCGCTGGGGGCGCTCTATTTTATGGTGATTATGCCCGCCACCCAGCAGAGTATGCTGCTGCTTTGTATTGCGATGGGAACGCTGGCGTTTGTCGCCGGGATCTTTATTCAGCGGCGACAGCTGGGAACGCTGGGGGCCTTTGTCGGCACGCTTAATGTGCTGGTGCTGGATAATCCGATGACTTTCTCCATCGGTGCTTTTCTTGATAGCGTGCTGGGGCAGGTGATCGGCTGTTTTGTCGCGCTGATGGTGATTCTGATTATCCGTGACAATTCCCGCGCCCGTACCGGCAGAACCCTGCTGAACCGCTTTATGTACGCGGCGGTTTCCGCGCTGACCACCAACCAGGCTCGGCGCAAAGAGAACCATCTACCCGCGCTCTATCAGCAGTTGTTTCTGCTGCTGAATCTGTTCCCTGGCGACATTGATAAATATCGTCTGGCGCTGACGCTGATTATCGGTCACCAGCGGCTGCGTAACGCGGAGATCCCGGTAAATGCCGAGCTCTCGGCGTATCATAAACAGCTGCGCTATACCGCCGATCGGGTCATCGCTTCCCGTAGCGATGACAGGCGCCGTTACTACTATCAGCGCCTGCTGAGCGAGTTTGATATCTACCAGCAGAAGCTGGCGCAGTATGAAGCGCCGCTGAGCGTCACCGAGCCGGTGAAACGTCTCGCCGATATGCTGAAGAAATATCAGCACACCCTGATCAATATCTGA
- the argR gene encoding transcriptional regulator ArgR: MRNPSKQEDLIKAFKALLKEEKFSSQGEIVTALQEEGFDNINQSKVSRMLTKFGAVRTRNAKMEMVYCLPAELGVPTTTSPLKNLVLDIDYNEALVVIHTSPGAAQLIARLLDSLGKAEGILGTIAGDDTIFITPARAFTVKQLYEAILALFEQEL; encoded by the coding sequence ATGCGTAATCCATCGAAACAAGAAGATCTGATTAAAGCCTTCAAAGCTTTGCTGAAAGAGGAAAAATTCAGCTCGCAGGGTGAAATTGTGACCGCCCTGCAGGAAGAAGGCTTCGACAACATTAATCAGTCGAAAGTCTCCCGTATGCTAACCAAGTTTGGTGCCGTACGTACCCGTAACGCCAAAATGGAGATGGTTTACTGCCTGCCTGCGGAACTGGGCGTGCCCACTACCACCTCGCCGCTAAAAAATCTGGTACTGGATATCGATTACAACGAGGCACTGGTGGTGATTCATACCAGCCCCGGTGCCGCTCAGCTGATTGCTCGTCTGCTTGATTCTTTAGGCAAGGCGGAAGGCATCCTCGGCACCATTGCCGGTGATGACACGATCTTTATCACTCCAGCCCGCGCTTTTACCGTTAAGCAGCTTTACGAAGCCATTCTGGCGCTGTTTGAGCAGGAACTGTAA
- a CDS encoding barstar family protein yields MRKETFDFNEIVDQAHFYRQFCERFTLSDSLIFDLDSLWDAVIESVLPLPVEIEFIHLGAGQKRRYGALILLFDEAEEELEGQLRFNIRQA; encoded by the coding sequence ATGAGGAAAGAGACGTTTGATTTTAATGAGATTGTCGACCAGGCGCACTTCTATCGTCAGTTTTGCGAGCGTTTCACGCTGTCAGATTCGTTGATTTTCGACCTCGACTCCCTGTGGGATGCGGTCATTGAATCTGTGTTGCCGCTACCGGTAGAAATTGAGTTTATTCATCTGGGCGCGGGCCAGAAAAGACGCTACGGCGCGCTGATTCTGCTGTTTGATGAAGCAGAAGAGGAGCTGGAAGGCCAGCTCCGCTTTAACATCCGTCAGGCGTAG
- a CDS encoding NAD-dependent succinate-semialdehyde dehydrogenase, producing the protein MAYSLHDSDLFQTGCLINGQWITLNETFAVLNPATGETIAQVAKGGKKETEQAIAAAERAFPAWRALTAKQRSEILYRWYQLIIENKSWLGKLMTAEQGKPLKEAEGEVEYAASFIQWFAEQAKRINGEIIPPAKSGARILATREPIGVVAAITPWNFPMAMLTRKLGPALAAGCTGIIKPANNTPLSAFALLALAQKAGVPDGVLNGVAGDTHAISDAIMASGAVRKISFTGSTAVGKTLMRNAAETMKKISMELGGNAPYIVFDDADIDAAVKGAIANKFRNAGQVCVSVNRFFIHDAVYDRFVNQLAEEVKKLRVGNGMDEGVVVGPLINKEAVEKVEEHVKDAQAKGGRIVTGGARHELGGNFWQPTVIADADEKMKLAREETFGPVAACFRFSSEEEVIQRANATEYGLAAYFYTQNLQRVFRVAAALESGMIGINECAVSTELAPFGGVKESGLGREGSVLGIEEYLEVKALHIGGL; encoded by the coding sequence ATGGCGTATTCTCTCCACGATAGTGACCTTTTTCAAACGGGCTGTCTGATTAACGGTCAGTGGATCACGCTGAATGAAACCTTTGCGGTGCTCAATCCCGCGACGGGCGAAACCATTGCTCAGGTGGCAAAAGGCGGTAAAAAAGAGACCGAGCAGGCGATTGCGGCGGCGGAGCGAGCTTTTCCTGCCTGGCGCGCGCTAACGGCGAAGCAGCGTTCGGAAATCCTCTACCGCTGGTATCAGCTGATTATCGAAAATAAAAGCTGGCTGGGAAAACTGATGACGGCGGAGCAGGGGAAGCCGCTGAAAGAGGCAGAAGGCGAAGTGGAATATGCCGCCAGCTTTATTCAATGGTTTGCTGAGCAGGCGAAACGCATCAACGGCGAAATTATTCCGCCTGCTAAAAGTGGGGCCCGCATTCTGGCGACGCGTGAGCCAATTGGCGTCGTCGCGGCGATCACGCCGTGGAATTTTCCGATGGCGATGCTGACGCGCAAGCTGGGCCCGGCGCTGGCCGCTGGCTGCACCGGTATTATCAAGCCTGCCAATAATACGCCGCTTTCCGCGTTTGCCCTGCTGGCGCTGGCGCAGAAAGCGGGCGTGCCTGACGGTGTGCTGAACGGCGTCGCCGGTGATACGCACGCCATCAGCGATGCGATCATGGCCAGCGGCGCAGTGCGTAAAATCTCGTTTACCGGTTCAACCGCCGTCGGCAAAACGCTGATGCGTAACGCGGCGGAGACGATGAAAAAGATCTCAATGGAACTGGGCGGCAACGCGCCCTATATCGTTTTCGACGATGCCGATATCGATGCTGCGGTTAAGGGTGCCATCGCCAATAAATTCCGCAATGCCGGTCAGGTCTGCGTTAGCGTAAACCGCTTCTTTATTCATGATGCCGTGTACGATCGCTTCGTTAACCAGCTGGCGGAAGAGGTGAAAAAACTGCGGGTAGGTAACGGCATGGATGAAGGTGTGGTCGTTGGGCCGTTAATTAACAAAGAAGCAGTTGAAAAGGTTGAAGAGCATGTAAAAGATGCTCAGGCGAAAGGCGGTCGCATTGTGACAGGCGGCGCACGTCACGAACTGGGCGGTAATTTCTGGCAGCCGACAGTCATCGCCGATGCCGATGAAAAGATGAAGCTGGCGCGTGAAGAAACCTTTGGTCCGGTAGCTGCCTGCTTCCGTTTTTCCAGTGAAGAAGAGGTGATCCAACGCGCTAACGCGACGGAATATGGCCTGGCGGCCTATTTTTATACGCAGAATCTGCAACGCGTTTTCCGCGTCGCCGCCGCGCTGGAAAGTGGCATGATCGGCATTAACGAATGTGCGGTCTCCACCGAGCTGGCACCCTTTGGCGGCGTGAAGGAGTCCGGACTGGGACGTGAAGGATCGGTATTAGGTATTGAGGAATATCTGGAAGTCAAAGCGCTGCACATTGGCGGTTTATAA
- the aaeX gene encoding p-hydroxybenzoic acid efflux pump operon protein AaeX, translating into MSVLPVIVVFGLSFPPIFFEIIVSLLLFWVVRRLLLPVGLYDFVWHPALFNTALYCCLFYLVSRLFV; encoded by the coding sequence ATGAGTGTGTTACCGGTTATTGTCGTGTTTGGGCTGTCGTTCCCGCCGATATTCTTTGAAATCATCGTTTCGCTACTGCTGTTCTGGGTGGTGCGTCGTCTGCTGCTGCCGGTCGGCCTGTATGATTTTGTCTGGCATCCAGCGCTGTTTAACACCGCACTCTATTGCTGCCTGTTCTACCTGGTATCTCGTCTGTTCGTCTGA
- the yhcN gene encoding peroxide/acid stress response protein YhcN, whose translation MKTTFTLAALGLASVLSFGASAADLVTQQDVNSQNLQSIGTITVSGIDGSPSSIRQHLSKQADKRGASAYRVVEAYNNGNYHATAEIYK comes from the coding sequence ATGAAAACCACATTTACCCTTGCTGCTTTAGGTCTGGCATCAGTACTCTCTTTCGGTGCCAGCGCTGCCGACCTGGTTACCCAACAGGATGTCAACAGCCAAAACTTACAGTCGATCGGCACCATCACCGTCAGCGGTATAGATGGCAGCCCGTCCTCAATTCGTCAGCATCTGTCAAAACAGGCCGATAAACGGGGCGCATCCGCCTATCGCGTTGTTGAAGCCTATAACAACGGCAACTACCACGCCACGGCAGAGATTTATAAGTAA
- the aaeA gene encoding p-hydroxybenzoic acid efflux pump subunit AaeA, producing MKALIRKIARYAITLILVVIAVIVVFRAWAFYTESPWTRDAKFAADVVAIAPDVTGLVTDVRVQDNQHVKKGEVLFTIDQPRFQKALEEAEADVQYYRTVVDEKRREAARRNKLGVIAMSREAIEQSNNDLQTTEHQLAKAQASRDLAKLDLERTVIRAPADGWVTNLNVFTGEFINRGTTSVALVKQNSYYVVAYMEETKLEGIRPGYRAEITPLGSERVLHGTVDSIAAGVTNSSSSVDSKGMATIDSNLEWVRLAQRVPVKIRLDRQQGNLYPAGTTATVVVTGENDRQQAPRSPLSRLLHRLREFG from the coding sequence GTGAAAGCTCTAATAAGAAAAATTGCGCGCTATGCCATTACTCTGATTCTGGTGGTGATAGCCGTTATCGTCGTGTTTCGCGCCTGGGCTTTTTATACCGAATCGCCCTGGACCCGTGATGCTAAATTTGCGGCGGATGTGGTGGCGATTGCGCCCGATGTCACAGGCCTGGTGACTGACGTACGCGTGCAGGATAACCAGCACGTTAAAAAGGGTGAGGTGCTCTTCACCATCGATCAGCCGCGTTTTCAAAAGGCGCTGGAAGAGGCGGAGGCGGATGTGCAGTACTATCGCACCGTTGTTGATGAAAAACGACGCGAGGCGGCACGGCGTAACAAGCTGGGCGTGATCGCCATGTCGCGTGAAGCGATCGAACAGTCAAATAACGATCTGCAAACCACCGAACATCAGCTGGCAAAGGCGCAGGCCTCGCGCGATCTGGCAAAGCTGGATCTTGAACGCACTGTAATCCGTGCGCCTGCAGATGGCTGGGTCACTAACCTGAACGTCTTTACCGGCGAATTTATTAATCGCGGCACCACATCGGTTGCGCTGGTAAAACAGAACTCCTACTACGTTGTGGCTTATATGGAAGAGACCAAGCTGGAGGGCATTCGCCCCGGCTACCGCGCTGAAATTACGCCGCTGGGTAGCGAACGCGTGCTGCATGGTACGGTGGATTCTATCGCCGCTGGCGTCACCAACAGCAGCAGCAGCGTGGATAGCAAGGGTATGGCAACCATCGATTCCAACCTGGAGTGGGTGCGTCTGGCGCAGCGCGTGCCGGTTAAAATTCGTCTCGATCGCCAGCAGGGTAACCTCTATCCCGCCGGTACTACCGCCACGGTAGTGGTCACTGGCGAAAACGATCGCCAGCAGGCACCGCGTTCGCCGCTTTCCCGGTTGCTGCACCGCCTGCGTGAGTTCGGCTAA
- a CDS encoding GntR family transcriptional regulator — MQKFKLGKIKLLPAKELVAAVLRKAILSRQLAEGQEITLEGIASMVGVSSMPVREAFQILAADGLIKVRPNKGAVVLGINEQTIREHYEIRALLESEAVAKASRPGTDISRIAEIHYAAEKALAANNSAEYSDLNQAFHMEIWNTAGNEKMKMLLSNMWNGLSMGQNVTEEEYATLSIQEHQGILQALEQHNEELARCRMRDHIIRSMENMLTRYIDDPAV, encoded by the coding sequence GTGCAGAAGTTTAAGTTAGGTAAAATTAAGCTCCTGCCAGCAAAAGAGCTGGTAGCAGCGGTATTACGTAAGGCTATTCTGTCGCGGCAGTTAGCTGAAGGCCAGGAAATTACCCTGGAAGGTATCGCCAGCATGGTGGGGGTTTCCAGTATGCCGGTGCGTGAAGCCTTTCAAATCCTCGCCGCTGATGGCCTGATCAAAGTGCGCCCCAATAAAGGGGCGGTAGTGCTGGGGATCAATGAGCAGACGATCCGCGAACATTATGAGATCCGCGCTTTGTTAGAAAGTGAGGCGGTGGCAAAAGCATCGCGCCCCGGTACCGATATTTCGCGTATTGCGGAGATCCACTATGCCGCAGAAAAAGCGCTGGCGGCCAATAATTCTGCCGAATATTCCGATTTGAATCAGGCATTCCATATGGAAATCTGGAATACGGCAGGCAATGAGAAAATGAAGATGCTGCTTTCCAATATGTGGAACGGCCTGTCGATGGGACAGAACGTAACTGAAGAAGAGTACGCAACGCTTTCCATTCAGGAGCATCAGGGTATTTTACAGGCGCTGGAGCAGCATAACGAAGAGCTGGCGCGTTGCCGCATGCGCGACCATATTATCCGCTCAATGGAAAATATGCTGACCCGCTATATTGACGATCCCGCCGTCTAA
- a CDS encoding GntR family transcriptional regulator has protein sequence MKKIERKQTRDHITQMIRYEILSGNIKAGEELAQESIAEQLGLSRMPVREALQSLEQEGFLIRLPNRHMQVSRLEPDDVSHIFRIIAVMAAELFALVPATAGESLRLCARDLAYQEEKTRELDFHLTLISYIDNRYLRKAYQQFLDGYISYVILYLKEDKQESAQLLSELAAAIGANDRDGIAHSTQHYFLSLAEMMRQHMKAWESAEV, from the coding sequence GTGAAAAAAATCGAAAGAAAGCAGACCAGGGATCACATTACTCAGATGATTCGCTACGAAATTCTTTCCGGCAATATTAAAGCCGGAGAAGAGCTAGCGCAGGAGAGTATTGCGGAGCAGCTGGGACTCTCTCGCATGCCGGTGCGTGAAGCCTTGCAGTCGCTTGAACAGGAAGGATTTCTCATTCGACTGCCGAACCGTCATATGCAGGTGTCGCGGCTTGAGCCCGATGATGTCAGCCATATTTTCCGTATCATTGCCGTGATGGCGGCGGAGCTATTCGCCTTAGTTCCCGCCACGGCAGGCGAGTCGCTACGTCTGTGCGCAAGGGATTTGGCTTATCAGGAGGAAAAAACGCGTGAGCTTGATTTTCATTTGACGCTTATTTCATATATTGATAATCGTTACTTACGTAAGGCTTATCAACAGTTCCTTGATGGTTACATTTCTTACGTCATTTTATATCTCAAGGAAGATAAACAAGAATCGGCACAGCTGTTAAGTGAACTGGCCGCCGCCATTGGTGCAAACGATCGTGACGGCATTGCACATTCTACGCAGCATTATTTTCTCTCATTAGCAGAAATGATGCGTCAACATATGAAGGCCTGGGAAAGTGCAGAAGTTTAA
- the tldD gene encoding metalloprotease TldD gives MTLNLVSEQLLTANNINQQDLFTLLGQLSERRLDYADLYFQSSYHESWVLEDRIIKDGSWNIDQGVGVRAVSGEKTGFAYADQITLAALQQSAQAARSIVREQGNGQARTLAAVAHRALYPAHDPLQSLSREEKIALLHRVDSAARAADKRVQEVSASLTGVYELVLVAATDGTLAADVRPLVRLSVSVQVEEDGKRERGSSGGGGRTGYDFFLADEEGEVRAERWAREAVRMALVNLSAVAAPAGSIPVVLGAGWPGVLLHEAVGHGLEGDFNRRGTSVFSGQMGKLVASELCTVVDDGTLSGLRGSLAIDDEGVPGQYNVLIENGVLKGYMQDKLNARLMGVPPTGNGRRESYAHLPMPRMTNTYMLGGQSTPQEIIESVEYGLYAPNFGGGQVDITSGKFVFSTSEAYLIEKGKVTRPVKGATLIGSGIEAMQQISMVGNDLALDKGVGVCGKEGQSLPVGVGQPTLKLDRLTVGGTA, from the coding sequence AACGTCGTCTGGATTATGCCGATCTCTATTTTCAATCCAGCTACCACGAATCCTGGGTGCTGGAAGACCGTATCATAAAAGATGGCTCCTGGAATATCGATCAGGGCGTCGGCGTGCGTGCCGTCAGCGGTGAGAAAACGGGTTTCGCCTATGCAGACCAGATCACGCTGGCTGCGTTACAGCAGAGCGCGCAGGCGGCCCGTAGCATCGTGCGCGAGCAGGGCAACGGGCAGGCGCGAACCCTGGCGGCGGTAGCCCATCGCGCGCTCTATCCTGCCCACGATCCGCTGCAAAGCCTGTCGCGGGAAGAGAAAATTGCCCTGTTGCACCGCGTTGATAGCGCGGCGCGGGCGGCAGACAAGCGCGTACAGGAAGTCAGCGCCAGCCTCACCGGTGTGTATGAACTGGTGCTGGTAGCAGCCACAGACGGGACGCTGGCGGCGGACGTGCGCCCGCTGGTGCGCCTGTCGGTTAGCGTACAGGTAGAAGAAGATGGCAAGCGCGAGCGCGGTTCCAGCGGCGGCGGCGGGCGTACCGGCTACGATTTCTTCCTTGCTGATGAAGAGGGCGAAGTTCGGGCGGAACGCTGGGCGCGGGAAGCGGTGCGTATGGCGCTGGTTAACCTTTCCGCAGTTGCTGCCCCGGCAGGCTCGATCCCGGTAGTGCTGGGCGCTGGCTGGCCTGGCGTGCTGCTGCATGAAGCGGTAGGCCACGGTCTGGAAGGTGATTTCAATCGTCGTGGCACTTCAGTGTTCAGCGGCCAAATGGGCAAGCTGGTCGCTTCTGAGCTTTGTACGGTGGTGGATGATGGCACTTTAAGCGGCCTGCGCGGTTCGTTAGCCATTGATGATGAAGGCGTGCCGGGCCAGTACAATGTGCTGATTGAAAACGGTGTACTGAAAGGTTATATGCAGGACAAGCTTAACGCACGTCTGATGGGCGTCCCGCCTACCGGCAACGGGCGTCGCGAATCCTATGCGCATCTGCCGATGCCGCGCATGACCAATACCTATATGCTCGGCGGGCAGTCGACGCCGCAGGAAATTATTGAAAGCGTCGAGTATGGTCTCTATGCGCCTAACTTCGGCGGCGGCCAGGTGGATATTACCTCCGGAAAGTTTGTTTTCTCTACTTCGGAAGCCTACCTGATCGAAAAAGGCAAAGTGACGCGACCGGTGAAAGGCGCGACGTTGATCGGCTCCGGCATTGAAGCAATGCAACAGATCTCGATGGTTGGCAACGATTTGGCGCTGGATAAAGGCGTCGGCGTTTGCGGCAAAGAGGGGCAGAGCCTGCCGGTTGGCGTAGGCCAGCCGACGCTGAAGCTGGATCGTCTGACCGTAGGCGGCACCGCCTGA